CGAATTCGAGTGCGGGATATACCAGGGTGGAGGCCGCTCGACAGACCTGTGTTGCTTCGGCTGTCTCGACCATTCCTGAGACTACGAGCTACAGCCTCAGTTAGGTTCGGCAACTACTGTGAAGGGCGGGGAGGATGTCAACCGTAAGCGACAACGTCGGGGGTCTGTCAGATACCGAGAACGAGGCGGGGGTCAGGTGCCGGGACGGTTCGGGAGTGTGTGGACCCGATCAGTCGCCGGTCAGTGCGTCCTGGCTGGCGGCGCAGTTGTTCGGGCCGAGTTCGAGCTCGAAGGCCTCGTCGTCGTCGGCCGACTGCTGGCCGAGGTTCGTCGCGATGATGTCCTGGTAGTTGGCCGGGCGGGGCGGCATATCGGCGAGGACGGTCTCGACGAAGTCCGCCTCGTCCATCGTGAGCGCGTCCATCTCCTCGCGGAGCTGGCCGATGGGGGCGGTGTAGGTGCCGTCCTCGGCGGGCTCGGCCGCGTCGCTGAAGTGAGCGCCGCCGACGAGCACGTCGTCGTCCTGCGTCAGCACCTTCGTCTGGAGCGTCTCGTAGAGCAGGCGTGCGGCGTCGGGTGCGCCCTCGTCGCCTTCCTCGAGGTCCGGGCGTGCGACACTCTCGACGAACAGGCCGTCGCCGGTCGCGAGCAGGCTGTCGCCGAGCAGGTACGAGGTCATGCCGCTCGTGTGCCCGGGCGTGTGGATGGTCTCGACGGTCGCATCGCCGACGGCGAACTCGTCGCCGTCCTCGGCGGAGACGAGCTCGTCGATGTAGGTGACGTCGCGCTGACGGGCGGCCTCCGGGATGACACCGGTGACGCCCTCGTCGTCGAGTGCGCGGACGCCTGAGATGTGGTCGGCGTGGATGTGCGTGTCGAACGCGTAGGTCAGCTCGGCACCGAGCTCCGCGGCGTCGTCGAGGTAGCGGTCGGTGAACGCCCGGAGCGGGTCGACGACCGCCGCCTCGCCGTCGGAGACGAGCAGGTAGCCGAGACAGCCGCTCGAGGGACGCTGGTACTGGTAGAGCGTCCCGGGTCCGTCGTAGCGAGAGACCTCCACGCGCTCGTAGATGCGAGCCCAGCCGTTCATGCCGTCGACCAGGTGGACGACGTCACGGCCGTTCTCGGCGAGCTTGCTGGCGACGTACTCGCTCGCGCCGCCCTTCGCACAGAGGACGACCAGCGGCTCGCCCTCGGGGACCTGCTCGAGGATGTCCTCCTCGAGCTCGTCCTCGAGGAAGTGGAAGTACGGGACGTTGGCGATCTCGACGTTCTCACCGTCGATGTGCCACTCGTCGAAGTCCCCGTTCATGCGGGCGTCGAGGATGGTGACGTCCTCGCCGGCGTCGATCTGCTCTTTCAGTCCGCTCGGTTCGATCTCGTCGACCTCGACAGCGGGTGTCGGGAAGTCGTCTGCATCCATGTTACACTCCACGGTTGGGGACTGGAGACCTTATATCTTGTGAATACTGTGCAATACAGTGGATTGTATTCCGGTGTGAACTCGAGAATACGGGGTTTTCGGGCAGTTTAGAGGCCACTATTGGAGATGAGGGCAGGAATAGAATTTCAATATTTGAGCAATACAGACGGGTGGCGGTCAGTCGCCGGCTGGTGCGGCGGGGCTGGACGCTGCCTCTTCCTTGCGCAGCTCGTGGATGGCGCTGTAGGTCACCGCACCGCTGACCAGGAGCGCAGCACCGAGGATGATGACGAGGCTGACGGTGTCGAGGATGGGCATCTCGAGGACACCACCGATCTCGCGGACTGCGACCGCGATGGCACCGAGTAACAGCATGACACCGAAGTACACCTTGATGTCGTCCTCGTTCACGAGACTCGTCGCAGCCGCACCGAGGCGCGCACCGAGGGCACTACCGGCGAGCAGCGGGACGACGATGCTCAGGTCGACCGCGCCCGACTGCGCGTAGAGGAAGCTGCCGAGACCGCCCGAGAAGACGATCTCGAACAGGTCCGTCCCGACCGCGACGGGGACGGGGACCCCGATGAGATAGAACAGCGCGGGCATCCGGATGAAGCCCCCACCGACGCCGAGGAACCCGGAGAGCAGCCCGGTGGCGAACGCCACGACAAGGATGAGCCAGAGCGAGACCCTGACGCCGCCTCGCAGCTTCATCATCGGCGGCACGCGGTAGGACTGGATCTTCTTCGCGATGTCGGGGATGTCGTCCGCATCGATCTCGCCCTCCGCGTCGTGGTCGACGCCACCGCCACCACCGCCCTTCAGCGCCTCGCGCGTGACGAACACACCGATGCCGCCGAGCAGGAGGACGTAGGCGACGCTGACGACCGTGCCGGCGAGCCCGATGTGCTGCAGGTACTCGAGCCCGACCTTCCCGACCTCGATGCCGGCCGTGGTGCCGGCGATCATCAGGATGCCGAGCTTGTAGTCGACCTGGCCGAGGTCTCGGTGTTTCAGGGTCGCGATGACCGAGGTCCCGAACACGAACGCCAGGCCGGACCCGACCGCGACGTTGGGCTCGTACCCCATCACAAGCAGCGCGGGCGTGACGAGGAACGACCCACCCATGCCGAAGAAGCCGAACAGGATGCCGATGAGCAGGCCGAAGCCGGTGAACAGCAGGAGCAGGTCCACGCCCACTCCCATCAGCTCCATCATCGGTCAGCACCCCCGGTGGAGGCCGAGCAACGGCGTCGCAGCAGGTCCGCGACCTTGCACTCGCCAGCGAGGACCCGGCGGACTGCACCGCCGACCAGGGACTCGAGTGCCCCGTAGCCGACGTACAGCAGGAGCGCCTCGAAGAGGACGATGCCGACGAGTGCCGCCGCGAGCGCGTTACCGCTGAGAGACTCAATACCTAGCATCTCTACTCACCCATCCGAACGGTCTTGTGTGGATATTGGATTTCTGCACGGTAGCACGTAATCGAGGAGGGTAGATAACGGTTTTGGGATTACCGCACAATACTATATCGCCATAACCGACTCATACGTATGCATAAGTTATGGGTGGCTATATCTGTCGACGGGCGGTAATGTCGGGCTGGGAGCGCCTCGAGTCGGTCCCGCACCGACAGTCACCGACCGGAGCTACGCCTCGAGGACCGACGCCAGCGCGTCCATCACGTGGTCGACCTTCTCGATCTCCGCGTTGTAGCCCATGTGCCCGACCCGGAGGATGTCGTCCGCGAGGTCGCCGAGTCCGGTCGAGAGGACGACGTCGTGCTCGTCCGCGAGCTCCGCCTGAATCGCCTCGGCCCGCCCGGGAAGGTGCAGTGCGGTGACCGTCGGTGCGCTGCGTTCCTCGTCCGGGTACAGCTCGAGCTCGAGTTCGTTCGCGCGCTCGCGGCAGTGTGCGGCCACGCGCTCGTGACGCTCGTAGACGGACTCGAGACCCTCATCGAACAGCGACGTGAGCGATTCGTCGAGGGCTGCGACGTTCGCCACGAGGTGCGTGTAGGGGAACATCTCGCTCGTGTCACGCCAGGGGAGCAGGTTCGTGTACAGCGAGTCGGGGTCCCGTTCGGTCGCCACCTCCCACGCACGGTCGCTCACCGCGACCGTCGTCAGTCCCGGTGGCGAGCTGAACGCCTTCTGGGATGCCCCGAGGTTGATGTCGATGTGTTCGCTCGGTACCGGCGCTCCGCCGAGCGAGGAGACCGCGTCGACGACCGAGAGCACGCCGTGGTCGTCCAGCAGTTCGAGCACCGGTTCGATGTCGTTGAGGGTCCCGGTCGGGGTCTCGCAGTGGACCATCGTCGCGAGCTCGTACTCGCCGACTTCGAGCGCGGCCTCGACACCCGCCAGGTCGAGCGGGGCCGTGTACTCGGCACCGACGAGCGTCGGGTTCCCACCGTAGCTCTCGACGAAATCCGCGAAACCGTCGCCGTAGAGACCGTTCGAGATGCACAGCACGTCGTCACCGGGCGCGACGGTCGACGCGATAGCCGCCTCCAGCCCGAGGATCCCCTCGCCACCCATCACGATGACGTCGTCGTCGGTACCGTACACACGCCCGAGATTCTCGCAGACGCCGTCGTAGAGTTCGACGAACGCGTCCTCGACGTCCGGGTTCGGCATCGGGTCGCTCATCCGCTCACGCACCCGCGGCGGAACCGCCGTCGGGCCGGGTGTCATCTGCATGGACCGATGTTCCCTCCGGCGGGGCTTAGCAGTGCGGGTCATCGGCGAGCCTGGTCAGCCATCGCCGGGGACGGGAAGGCACAAGGGCGCACCCCACACAGGAACAGCCATGAGCAAACTCTCTCCAGACGCCCTTGAGCGATACATCTTCTCGCGCACTGGCGCGCCGAACGGGTCCCTCCTCGCCGGCCCCGGCTACGGGGAGGATGCAGCAGCCGTCGCGACCGACGGGTCGCCGATGGTCGTCAGCACCGACCCCATCTCCCTGGCCGCGGACCGCATCGGCACGCTCGGCGTCGCGATCGCCAGCAACGACGTCGCCGCCTGCGGGGGGATACCGGAGTGGCTGGTCGCCACCATCTTCCTGCCGACGGCGGACGAGGGCCTGCTCGACGACGTGACCGCACAGCTGGACGCAGAGGCCAGGCGGCTCGGGATCTCCATCGTCGGTGGCCACACGGAGACGCTGGCCGCGCTCGAGCGACCACTCCTGTCGCTCACCTGTATGGGCCCCACCGACCGCTACGTCCCGACCTCCGGGGCCGAGCCCGGCGACGCGGTCGTACTCACGAAGGGGGCCGGAATCGAGGCGACCGCCGTGCTCGCGACCGACTTCCGGAGCGAGCTCGAAGCCGCAGGAGTCGACGCGGCGACACTCGAAAGCGCCGCCGATTTCTTCGACGACATCAGCGTCCTCCCCGAGTCGGCGGTGCTGGCCGCGACCGCGACCGCCATGCACGACCCCACCGAGGGCGGTGTCCTCAACGGCCTCGTCGAGCTGGCCTGTGCCGCCGAGGTCCGGATAGAGCTAGACCGCGAGGCGGTGCCCATCAGACCCGAGACGGCGGCCTGCTGTGCCGCGATGGACGTCGACCCGCTCCGCGTCCTCGGGTCGGGGGCGATGCTCGCGACCGTGCCGGGCGACGATGCCGAGCAGGTCGTCTCGACGCTCCACACCGAGGGTATCGACGCGACGGTCGTGGCGACTGTCGACGACAGTCCCCAGACCGACGAGGCCGGCGTCGTCTTCGACGGAAGCCACTACACCGGGAGTGTGGACGACGAGATGTACGGACTCTGGGAGTGACCGGCCCCCTCCAGTCCGCCCCACGTCAGGCCAGTCCCCAGCGTCGTCGGTGAAAACGATTAGGGGGACGCCGAACGTAGCCACCCGTAACGAGCCATGTACGATACGATACTCCTCCCGTTCGACGGAAGCGACAGCGCATCCGAGGTGCTGCACCACGCCGGTGAGATCGCCCACTGGGCCGACGCCACCATCCAGTTGCTCTACGTCGCCGACACGACACGCGACAGCGTCACCGTCATCGAGGGGCAGACCGTCGACGTGCTCGAACGGGAGGGCGAGGATATCGTCGAGGAGGGCGCAGAGATACTGGAGACGTTGGGAGTATCGTACGAGACCGATATCGTCCAGGGGAACCCGGCTCCGACGATCGCCGACTACGCCGAGCGGTACGACCAGGACCTCATCGTGATGCCGACCCACGGACGCGAGGGGCTCTCACGCTTCCTCGCCGGAAGCGTCTCCGAGAAGGTCGTCCGGCTCTCCCCGGTTCCCGTCCTCTCCGTCCGCATGCAGCCCGACGAATTGCTCGAGTTCCCCTACGAGAGCCTCCTCGTCCCGACGGACGGGAGCTCCGCCGCGGCGTACGCCGCCGACCATCTCGTCGAACTCGCAGCGTCGCTCGATGCCACCCTCCACGTCCTCTCGGTCGTCGACGACTCCGCCCTCGGAGCCGACATCCGGTCGACAGTCTCCGGAAGGGAGAGCGAACAGGCCGCTGACGACGCCATCGAGACAGTCGTCTCGGCGGCCGAGGACCGAGGACTGACGGACATCGTCACCACAGTCGAACACGGGCAGCCCGACGAGGGTATCCTCGACTACATCGAATCCAACGAGGTCCACGCCGTCGGGATGGGAACGACCGGTCGACGGGGGACGGACCGCATCCTGCTCGGCAGCGTCGCCGAGAAGACCGTCCGCTCCGCACCGGTCCCCGTGATGACCGTCGCAGAACCGGAGTGAGAACGGTCCCCGACGACATCTGGGTGTCCGCTGGCGTCGTTTCCACGCGGCCGGACTGGCTCTCTGGAGCGGCGAGGAGCAGACGTATCGACACCGACCGAGTAGCCGCTGGTGCCGTCCGTCACGCTGCTTGCTGTGACTCTCGCTGGCGGGACCTGACACTGAACCGCTCGCCGAGTCCGCAACCCCTCCATTCTAGTTTAGATACTATTCAAGTGGATGACTAGCGGATTGCCCCCGACTGTTGAATATCACTGCACTTGTTGGGCATATTCAGGATAACTTCCCACCATACCGAAATCGTTAATTGAGAATCCGTTCAAGTCGACGTCGATGGCACAAGCTACAGGCCGACTGCGACGCTATCTCGACGACGAACTCGGGGAGTGTCGCAGCGAGGACGTCGAACGCCGGCTCGACGAACTCGGCACGCTCGAAGCCGCAATCGGGACCGCGCAGGTGGATGCCGAACTCGATGTGCTCTCGGCACTCTCCAACGAGACACGATATACGCTCGTCCGCGTCCTCGTCGCCGCACGGGAGGAGCTCTGCGTCTGTGAACTGAATGCGGTCGTCGACGTGACCGAGAGCGGGCTCAGCCACGCGCTGTCGAAGCTCGTGGATGCGGGACTGGTCGACGGTC
This portion of the Haloarchaeobius salinus genome encodes:
- a CDS encoding MBL fold metallo-hydrolase — translated: MDADDFPTPAVEVDEIEPSGLKEQIDAGEDVTILDARMNGDFDEWHIDGENVEIANVPYFHFLEDELEEDILEQVPEGEPLVVLCAKGGASEYVASKLAENGRDVVHLVDGMNGWARIYERVEVSRYDGPGTLYQYQRPSSGCLGYLLVSDGEAAVVDPLRAFTDRYLDDAAELGAELTYAFDTHIHADHISGVRALDDEGVTGVIPEAARQRDVTYIDELVSAEDGDEFAVGDATVETIHTPGHTSGMTSYLLGDSLLATGDGLFVESVARPDLEEGDEGAPDAARLLYETLQTKVLTQDDDVLVGGAHFSDAAEPAEDGTYTAPIGQLREEMDALTMDEADFVETVLADMPPRPANYQDIIATNLGQQSADDDEAFELELGPNNCAASQDALTGD
- a CDS encoding sulfite exporter TauE/SafE family protein, translating into MMELMGVGVDLLLLFTGFGLLIGILFGFFGMGGSFLVTPALLVMGYEPNVAVGSGLAFVFGTSVIATLKHRDLGQVDYKLGILMIAGTTAGIEVGKVGLEYLQHIGLAGTVVSVAYVLLLGGIGVFVTREALKGGGGGGVDHDAEGEIDADDIPDIAKKIQSYRVPPMMKLRGGVRVSLWLILVVAFATGLLSGFLGVGGGFIRMPALFYLIGVPVPVAVGTDLFEIVFSGGLGSFLYAQSGAVDLSIVVPLLAGSALGARLGAAATSLVNEDDIKVYFGVMLLLGAIAVAVREIGGVLEMPILDTVSLVIILGAALLVSGAVTYSAIHELRKEEAASSPAAPAGD
- a CDS encoding pyridoxal-phosphate-dependent aminotransferase family protein, with translation MQMTPGPTAVPPRVRERMSDPMPNPDVEDAFVELYDGVCENLGRVYGTDDDVIVMGGEGILGLEAAIASTVAPGDDVLCISNGLYGDGFADFVESYGGNPTLVGAEYTAPLDLAGVEAALEVGEYELATMVHCETPTGTLNDIEPVLELLDDHGVLSVVDAVSSLGGAPVPSEHIDINLGASQKAFSSPPGLTTVAVSDRAWEVATERDPDSLYTNLLPWRDTSEMFPYTHLVANVAALDESLTSLFDEGLESVYERHERVAAHCRERANELELELYPDEERSAPTVTALHLPGRAEAIQAELADEHDVVLSTGLGDLADDILRVGHMGYNAEIEKVDHVMDALASVLEA
- a CDS encoding AIR synthase family protein; translation: MSKLSPDALERYIFSRTGAPNGSLLAGPGYGEDAAAVATDGSPMVVSTDPISLAADRIGTLGVAIASNDVAACGGIPEWLVATIFLPTADEGLLDDVTAQLDAEARRLGISIVGGHTETLAALERPLLSLTCMGPTDRYVPTSGAEPGDAVVLTKGAGIEATAVLATDFRSELEAAGVDAATLESAADFFDDISVLPESAVLAATATAMHDPTEGGVLNGLVELACAAEVRIELDREAVPIRPETAACCAAMDVDPLRVLGSGAMLATVPGDDAEQVVSTLHTEGIDATVVATVDDSPQTDEAGVVFDGSHYTGSVDDEMYGLWE
- a CDS encoding universal stress protein — protein: MYDTILLPFDGSDSASEVLHHAGEIAHWADATIQLLYVADTTRDSVTVIEGQTVDVLEREGEDIVEEGAEILETLGVSYETDIVQGNPAPTIADYAERYDQDLIVMPTHGREGLSRFLAGSVSEKVVRLSPVPVLSVRMQPDELLEFPYESLLVPTDGSSAAAYAADHLVELAASLDATLHVLSVVDDSALGADIRSTVSGRESEQAADDAIETVVSAAEDRGLTDIVTTVEHGQPDEGILDYIESNEVHAVGMGTTGRRGTDRILLGSVAEKTVRSAPVPVMTVAEPE
- a CDS encoding ArsR/SmtB family transcription factor — its product is MAQATGRLRRYLDDELGECRSEDVERRLDELGTLEAAIGTAQVDAELDVLSALSNETRYTLVRVLVAAREELCVCELNAVVDVTESGLSHALSKLVDAGLVDGRKDGRWKKYRATNRAVALVTVLEGSVGDE